One Enterococcus silesiacus genomic window carries:
- a CDS encoding helicase has translation MSNDRTQETQHLQQVYEELSQAKDTYQTAIDEVNTTGKSVLEQFSGDTKLNFDSYSDNLETFAMMEMKNREIDQLNIQNETAAKQLEKVERLLKVPYFGKIDVTFLDDDSDRDVFYIGMNDFTNLDGESRIYDWRSPIASLFYNNVLGDSSYYVNKTEIPVSLNLKRQLIIEEDRLLNFFDTSLAIQDDILLHSLEADSSQYMKDITTTIQQEQNEIIRDESHPLLLVNGIAGSGKTSAIMQRIAYLLYNHRTKITADDILLLSPNSTFIDYISQVLPNLGERNPLNLTLLQFLKFTFREKAPIESESDYFKRITAEQVNAQQRVIQSQNFVAFIQAFQDASLIQQSLFKPILFKRKPIFSAELIFGLYQETPTTLSIRDRLSATKEKLSSLWNRYLIKQSKSKQMIDQMQDLTEAEQLRYFDTTFDAEDEEQLVAYALQRLQQKYRKVVDAITDVAWFDQWLLFEALYQRYQQVSYERVTTAYTADEVVILLLLKDKFIEDLSNRQMAFILVDEVQDYTEAQILLLLKLFPQANFTLAGDENQAIFNTSISFIDLQELLSASSRSVTSYQLLNSYRSSKEITQLFQTLVTNHEKLNIVSIRKDGEKPVFISCNDQEVYLEKLISILGSLSSEEATVIITKNAVEAEELEHQLSQKNNTNATQILSIDMAKGLEFDNVIIHDPSTLRYGTTEREKKILYTAISRGMKQVFLPYIGELSTLLALE, from the coding sequence ATGTCAAACGATCGCACACAAGAAACCCAACATCTGCAACAGGTTTATGAAGAATTGAGCCAAGCAAAAGACACCTATCAAACCGCTATCGATGAAGTCAACACGACTGGAAAATCGGTGTTAGAGCAATTTAGCGGCGATACAAAACTAAATTTTGATAGTTACTCAGATAACTTAGAAACGTTTGCCATGATGGAAATGAAAAATAGAGAAATCGATCAGTTAAACATTCAAAATGAGACGGCTGCTAAACAACTAGAAAAAGTCGAACGACTACTGAAAGTCCCTTATTTTGGAAAAATTGATGTAACCTTCTTAGATGACGATTCTGATCGTGATGTCTTTTATATCGGGATGAATGACTTTACAAATCTTGACGGTGAATCACGAATCTATGACTGGCGTTCGCCAATTGCCTCACTTTTTTATAATAATGTTTTAGGTGACAGCAGTTATTACGTCAACAAAACAGAAATACCTGTTAGCTTAAATTTAAAAAGACAATTGATTATTGAAGAGGATCGGTTGCTCAACTTTTTCGATACCAGTCTTGCGATCCAAGATGATATTTTGCTTCATTCACTAGAGGCTGATTCTTCTCAGTACATGAAAGATATCACCACAACAATCCAGCAAGAACAAAATGAAATCATTCGAGATGAAAGCCACCCATTGCTTTTGGTCAACGGAATTGCTGGTAGTGGAAAAACTTCTGCGATCATGCAGCGAATTGCTTATTTACTTTATAATCATCGGACCAAAATTACCGCTGATGATATTTTACTGCTTTCACCCAATTCAACCTTTATTGATTATATTTCTCAAGTGTTGCCGAATTTAGGTGAACGGAATCCCTTAAATTTGACGTTGTTGCAGTTTCTTAAATTTACCTTTCGTGAAAAAGCGCCAATTGAAAGTGAATCCGACTATTTCAAACGCATCACTGCTGAACAAGTCAATGCCCAACAAAGAGTGATTCAATCGCAGAATTTTGTGGCGTTTATTCAAGCTTTCCAAGATGCATCTTTGATTCAACAATCATTATTTAAACCGATTTTATTCAAACGTAAACCGATATTTTCTGCTGAATTGATTTTTGGTTTATATCAAGAAACACCAACTACTTTATCAATCAGAGACAGACTTTCTGCAACAAAAGAAAAACTTTCAAGTTTGTGGAATCGTTATTTGATCAAACAATCGAAGTCTAAACAAATGATCGATCAGATGCAAGATTTGACTGAAGCAGAACAATTGCGCTATTTTGATACAACGTTTGATGCAGAAGATGAGGAACAATTAGTAGCGTATGCGCTTCAACGACTACAGCAAAAATACCGCAAAGTGGTAGATGCGATTACTGACGTCGCTTGGTTCGACCAATGGTTGCTTTTTGAAGCATTGTATCAGCGTTATCAACAGGTTTCATATGAAAGAGTAACAACAGCCTATACTGCAGATGAAGTAGTGATTTTGTTATTGCTCAAAGATAAATTTATTGAAGATTTATCGAATAGACAAATGGCGTTTATTTTGGTGGATGAAGTACAAGATTATACTGAAGCTCAAATTCTTTTACTGCTTAAATTATTCCCACAAGCTAACTTTACCTTAGCAGGAGATGAAAATCAGGCGATTTTTAACACGTCGATTAGTTTTATTGATCTACAAGAATTATTATCGGCGTCCAGCCGTTCAGTTACCTCTTATCAATTATTAAATAGTTATCGTTCAAGTAAAGAAATCACTCAGCTCTTTCAGACTTTAGTGACAAATCATGAGAAACTAAACATTGTCTCGATCCGAAAAGATGGCGAGAAACCTGTGTTTATTTCTTGTAACGATCAAGAAGTATATTTAGAGAAACTTATTTCAATTTTAGGCTCATTGTCCTCTGAAGAAGCGACTGTGATCATTACGAAAAACGCGGTGGAAGCGGAAGAATTAGAGCATCAGTTGTCCCAAAAAAATAATACGAATGCTACCCAAATTCTTTCAATTGATATGGCTAAGGGCCTTGAGTTTGATAATGTGATTATTCACGATCCTTCGACATTGCGTTATGGAACAACGGAGCGCGAGAAAAAAATTCTTTATACAGCTATTTCTCGTGGGATGAAACAAGTATTTCTGCCTTATATTGGAGAGCTTTCCACATTGCTTGCGCTTGAATAA
- a CDS encoding diadenosine tetraphosphate hydrolase → MCVFCEITDFVIENELAGAFYDKFPVSTGHLLIIPKSHRMDYFDLSIAEKQAIEELLQIGKKLLEETNEPAGFNIGTNCGINAGQSIMHCHIHLIPRYLGDMVNPKGGVRGVIPSKQHY, encoded by the coding sequence ATGTGTGTATTTTGTGAAATAACAGATTTTGTTATTGAAAATGAATTAGCTGGTGCTTTTTATGATAAATTTCCTGTTAGCACCGGGCACCTATTGATCATACCCAAAAGCCACAGAATGGACTATTTTGATTTATCTATAGCAGAAAAGCAAGCAATCGAGGAGCTACTTCAAATTGGCAAAAAGCTACTTGAAGAGACAAATGAGCCTGCGGGTTTTAATATCGGGACAAATTGTGGCATTAACGCGGGTCAAAGTATCATGCATTGCCATATACATCTGATTCCTAGATATCTTGGCGATATGGTAAACCCAAAAGGCGGTGTACGAGGTGTGATTCCTTCAAAACAACATTACTAA
- a CDS encoding 16S rRNA methyltransferase, producing the protein MTEYKEIATPSRTKEILKKHGFSFKKSLGQNFLTEPNILRKIVETAGIDTQTNVVEVGPGIGALTEQLAKNAAQVLAFEIDDRLIPVLEDTMSPYRNVTVIHNDVLKADLVGTTKVVFKEELPIKVVANLPYYITTPIMMHFLESDLEVQEMIVMMQKEVADRISAKPGTKAYGSLSIAVQYFMEASIAFIVPKTVFIPQPNVDSAIIKLTKRDKPAVEVTNEKEFFKLTKASFQLRRKTLWNNLIHFYGKDDGTKAWLTNSLTEAEIDPSRRGETLSLVEFGRLSNTLEKNR; encoded by the coding sequence TTGACAGAATATAAAGAAATAGCCACGCCTTCAAGAACCAAAGAAATTTTGAAGAAACATGGCTTTTCATTCAAAAAAAGTTTAGGACAAAACTTTTTAACAGAACCGAATATCTTACGTAAAATCGTCGAGACGGCAGGGATCGATACGCAAACCAATGTAGTAGAAGTAGGTCCCGGTATTGGGGCATTAACCGAACAGCTAGCTAAAAATGCTGCACAAGTTTTGGCGTTTGAAATCGATGATCGTCTGATTCCTGTTTTAGAAGATACGATGAGTCCCTATCGAAATGTCACAGTTATTCATAATGATGTGTTAAAAGCAGATTTAGTCGGTACAACCAAAGTGGTCTTTAAAGAAGAGCTTCCGATCAAAGTCGTTGCCAATCTACCTTATTACATCACAACACCGATCATGATGCACTTTTTAGAATCTGATTTAGAGGTACAAGAAATGATCGTCATGATGCAAAAAGAAGTTGCAGATCGCATCTCGGCAAAACCCGGAACAAAAGCATACGGTTCGTTATCGATCGCGGTTCAATACTTTATGGAAGCAAGCATTGCGTTTATCGTACCAAAAACCGTGTTTATTCCGCAGCCAAATGTTGATTCGGCAATCATCAAATTAACAAAACGTGATAAACCGGCCGTTGAGGTAACGAATGAAAAAGAATTCTTCAAACTAACAAAAGCCTCATTCCAGTTGCGCCGTAAAACACTATGGAACAATTTGATTCATTTTTATGGTAAAGATGATGGAACCAAAGCTTGGTTGACTAATAGTTTGACAGAAGCAGAAATCGATCCTTCACGTCGAGGAGAAACCTTGTCGTTAGTGGAGTTTGGTCGTTTAAGTAATACGTTAGAAAAAAATCGTTAA
- a CDS encoding hydrolase TatD has translation MIFDSHTHLNAEQFNEDIPETIARAKELGVTEMAVVGFDTPTIEKSLELSQQYKEIQSIIGWHPTEAGSYTPEIEKKLQQLLTTPKVVALGEIGLDYYWMEDPKEVQDRVFRRQIAIAKEMNLPISIHTRDAMEDTYNILKEEDIRDIGGIMHSFSGDPEWMAKFLEMGMHISLSGVVTFKKALEVQEVAKAVPLDRLLVETDAPYLAPVPYRGKRNEPGYTRYVVEKIAELREVPFEEIARQTTNNAHRLFRLAE, from the coding sequence TTGATTTTTGATTCTCATACCCATTTAAACGCAGAACAATTTAATGAAGATATTCCAGAAACAATTGCACGTGCGAAAGAATTAGGTGTAACAGAGATGGCCGTGGTTGGTTTTGATACACCGACGATCGAAAAGTCTCTGGAACTTAGTCAACAATATAAAGAAATCCAAAGTATTATCGGCTGGCACCCAACCGAAGCTGGCAGCTATACGCCAGAAATCGAAAAAAAACTGCAGCAATTATTAACGACACCCAAAGTAGTAGCCCTTGGCGAAATCGGTTTAGATTATTATTGGATGGAAGATCCAAAAGAAGTACAAGATCGTGTGTTTCGTCGTCAAATCGCGATCGCTAAAGAGATGAATCTGCCAATCAGTATCCATACACGAGATGCGATGGAAGATACTTATAACATTTTAAAAGAAGAAGATATTCGTGATATCGGTGGAATCATGCACAGCTTTAGTGGTGACCCTGAGTGGATGGCAAAATTTTTAGAGATGGGGATGCATATTTCTCTAAGTGGCGTTGTGACGTTCAAAAAAGCGCTGGAAGTGCAAGAGGTAGCTAAAGCAGTCCCGTTAGATCGTCTATTGGTCGAGACTGACGCACCGTATCTAGCACCTGTTCCCTATCGAGGCAAACGTAATGAACCAGGCTATACTCGTTATGTAGTGGAAAAAATCGCAGAACTACGAGAAGTTCCCTTTGAAGAAATAGCTAGACAAACAACAAATAATGCCCATCGCTTATTTAGGTTAGCCGAATGA
- a CDS encoding ribonuclease M5 produces the protein MTDKLRIEEIIVVEGKDDTRRIQEVVDVDTIETIGSAINEDILEQIQHAQETRGVIIFTDPDFSGEKIRKTIMEVVPDAKHAFLSRKLAAPKKRGNSLGVEHASDEAILEALEKIVTPVNGSDDYQEIPRQTLIEYGLIAGARAKERREKLGDELRIGYTNSKQLTKRLKMFRITEKELIDVMNKINELPSEKSEESI, from the coding sequence ATGACAGATAAGTTGCGAATTGAAGAAATTATTGTCGTTGAAGGAAAAGACGATACCAGACGAATTCAAGAAGTTGTCGATGTAGATACGATTGAAACGATCGGATCTGCAATCAATGAGGATATTTTAGAACAAATTCAACATGCGCAAGAAACGCGCGGGGTCATCATTTTTACTGATCCAGATTTTTCAGGTGAAAAAATTCGCAAAACGATCATGGAAGTTGTTCCTGATGCTAAGCATGCATTTCTCTCACGAAAGCTAGCTGCGCCTAAAAAAAGAGGGAATAGTTTAGGCGTGGAACATGCCAGTGATGAAGCGATTTTAGAAGCACTAGAAAAAATTGTGACACCTGTTAACGGGTCTGATGATTACCAAGAAATACCTAGACAAACCTTGATCGAATATGGTTTAATAGCGGGAGCTCGTGCAAAAGAGCGTCGTGAAAAATTAGGGGACGAATTGCGCATTGGCTATACCAACAGTAAGCAATTGACCAAACGCTTGAAAATGTTTCGTATTACAGAAAAAGAACTGATAGACGTAATGAATAAGATAAACGAACTACCTAGTGAAAAATCGGAGGAATCAATTTGA